One window from the genome of Diabrotica virgifera virgifera chromosome 6, PGI_DIABVI_V3a encodes:
- the LOC126886968 gene encoding uncharacterized protein LOC126886968 yields MYADDVVLVGNSERDLEQKLEQWRQALEEKGLKLSRTKTEYLECSFKDGATTNKMVSLDGEMIVKSNSFKYLGSVLQSNGEIDGDACSRIRAGWMKWKEASGVLCDRKIPMKLKGKFYKTAIRPAMMYGTECWAVKKKEEQRMHVAEMRMLR; encoded by the coding sequence atgtatgctgatgatgtcgtgttagtaggaaatagtgaaagagacttagaacaaaaactggaacagtggagacaagctctggaggaaaaaggtttaaaacttagtaggacaaaaacagagtatttggaatgttcatttaaagatggagctactacaaataaaatggtatctttggatggtgaaatgattgtaaaaagcaatagttttaagtacctaggatcggtattacagagtaatggagaaatagatggagatgcatgcagtagaattagggctggatggatgaagtggaaagaagcgagtggtgtgttgtgtgacagaaaaattccaatgaagctgaagggaaaattctataaaacagccataagaccagctatgatgtacggaactgaatgttgggcagtgaaaaagaaagaggaacagcgaatgcatgtggcggaaatgagaatgcttaga